ACACTCTATATTGCTGGATACTTAAGCCATCATATCTTTAAAAGTATTCTTCCGTCCCTAGAAGGATCGAAGAGAGCTTTTAACGCCTCCTGTCCTTGTTCTAAAGGATAGACTTTCCATACTTTCACTTTGCAGTCCTCACATTTGTTAAGGATTTCAGTAATCTCTAGTCTATTTCCTCCAGTAGTACCTATTAGCTTAGCATGGGATGAATATATGCGTGAAAGATCTAAATTAACACTTGCTCCAGTTATTCCTCCGAAGAACACTAACCTACTGTTTAAACCTAGCGTTTGAAGGCTTGAATCCCAAACTGAAGATCCAACGGAATTGACTACAACGCTAGCCATTTTACCGTTAGTTATCCTTGAAACTTCCTCCTTCATGTTATCGTAACCTATAACGTAGTCGGCCCCGAAGTCCTTAAGCCATCCTTTTTTACTTACCGCTATTACTGTAGCTCCCATTCTCTTAGCAAACTGAACAGCAAATTGTCCTGTGTTTCCAGAGGCTCCGAAAACTACTACAGTGTCAGTAGCCTTAACTTCCGCAGTCTTTAATGCGTGATAAGCTGTTAATGCGGCGACAGGAATACTTGACGCTAACTCTTCACTCATGTAGTCAGGGACTTTGAAGACGTTCTTTTCCGGTACTGTGACGTATTCCGCATAACCTCCGTTAGTTATTACGCTCATTATACCTCCATTTCTGCACAGCATTTCCATGGAGGATAAACACATGTCACAAATGCCATCGAAGATTCTGTTATAAACAATTACTCTGTCTCCAGTCTTTACACCTTTAACATGGTCTCCTACTGCATCGACTTCACCGTAAACTTCAGCACCTGGGATGTGAGGCAGCGGTTTTACCGGTAGTGCATTAACTACGAAATAGTCAATGGGATTTACTCCAGTCATCTTAACTTTAATTCTAACATCATGAGAACCTACTTCTGGTATTTGAACGTCGTCTAGCTTTAGATTATCTATTCCGCTTCTTTCGAAAACTAGAGCTTTCATGATTAATTATTTCTCCTTATTATTTAAGTAAATTAAGTTAATGAGAGTAAACTTACTTACGATAGTAAATTATCTTAACTTAAAAATATGCAAGAAAAATTTTTCCTTATTTTTCTAATTCTTTCTTTTCCTTCTCTATAGAATCTAAAGCTTCCTTCAAATCTTTCTCTATTACAGTTAAAATTTCCAATTTTACTTGAGCAGGCAGGTTTTCCAACAGTTTTTCTACAGCTTCATCAGATACTTTAGATCTATTTTTCCAAAATTCCGTCTTTTTCTGTTCTCCTACGATTTGCCTTACTTGCTCTGGAGATAAATATCTTAAAGCTTCTCTGTAAACTTGCCTTCTAATATCTTCACTCATGTAGAATGTATAGCGTTTCATATCAAGTATATATGAAAAATAAAATTTAAACTTTTCTATTTTAATTCAAACTTTTTCGAGACATAATGATTTTCAATATTCTAATAGAAACTTGCCAGAATACTCTAGATAATATACCTTCTGAAACTTTAAAGAGTAAGATCTTCTCATGCAGATGGTATTTGTGTAATGAATATTACTACTCTTTAAACTACAGTCAAGTATAATTTATCCTTGATAATAGACAGATTACTCACGCAGACTATTTTTCTATTGACGACTTTTTATTATTTAAATAATAAAGGCCTATTAAGAATTATGAAAAACTATCATGCTAGCACAAAACTTTTAAGCTAATTAAAGAATTATTTAGGGGAACCCTAATGGGAATAGATCCTAATTACAGGACTACAAGGAAAGTTGTTACAGAAATTCAAGGAATAAAAGTATACGACCCTTACGAACCTCCTAAAAAGCTAGGAATATGGGGGACAATAGTTGGGGTAGACTTCGACTTATGTATTGCTGATGGATCTTGCATAACTGCTTGCCCCGTCAATGTGTTTCAATGGTATGATACGCCAGGTCACCCAGCATCAGAAAAGAAGGCAATGCCAATAAATGAACAAGCTTGTATATTCTGCATGGCTTGCGTAAACGTTTGTCCGGTCGCCGCAATTGATGTTAAACCACCGTGAAATTACCCCTAATTTTATCATCTCTCTCTTTTTATTCTCTTTATGATAAAGGATTTTAAACTAAAGAGAAGTTACCTAACCTTAAGTTCCGCCCTTTACCCAGAGGGAATCTCTTACATAAATAAAATAAAGGTACTATTCGTGGGGAAGGATTACTGTAAAAACGCATTTGAGGACGTCGAAAGAATAAAAGAAGAAGGAGAAATCATTTTCATTACTGCAGCAAAAAATTACGTTTTTAAAGAAACAGATTGGGGAGAGCTCTTTATTTCTGCGGGCATAGGAGAGAGCGGCGAAGACGCGGGTTGCACAATAAATATTTCCGCCTTTGTAGATTACCCTCTTAATATAAACGGACTAGTAGATTTAGTAAGGACAATAACAGAAGCTAAGAGCGGCGCGTTAAGGGACATGAATTTACCCTTCACAGGCACAGTAAGTGATGCAGTTGCTGTAGGTAGTATTGGAGGAAATGACTACTTTGCAGGACCTGGTAGTGAATTGGGAAAGAAAATAAGTAGGGAAGTAAGAGAGAGGTTAAGGATACTGATTAAAAATTGAATGTACTTACCTTGAACTATAACCTAGTTGTATATCATGACCATGAAGTTGCTTGAAGTACTAAGCACCACGTTTATAGACATGAGTTAGAAATTAAAAGCCTAAAGAGAATATTTTATTATGGGATTAGTTTACGTTGATGGTATTGTTAAGAATAATGGCATAACTGAGAAAGTCAGGTTTCTTATTGACTCAGGAGCTTACTATACGGTATTAAAGAAGGAAGTGTGGGAAAGACTTGGTTTAAAAGAGATTTCGAAGGTTTCCTTAATTCTTGCAGACGGCACAACAATTGAAAGGGGAGTTTCAGAAGCTATAATTGAACTTCCTCCTTATGGTGAAAGACATTCTCCAGTTATCTTAGGAGAAAGTGAAGATGAGAACTTGTTGGGAGTAGTTACTCTTGAGATTTTCGGGCTAGTTCTTGATCCCTTGAAGAGGGAGATAAGGCAGGGGAGGATTATTCTTAAATAATTGGAGCCTCATAATATTATCCGTTATATAATTAAAAAAGACGATGTGAGAATTTTTATATATTACTTTAACTCTGCTGGAGTTATATTTATAAATATTTTGGCACAATATTCAAAATCCTTAGAGATTTTTTCTACAAGCTCTTCAGAGTTCACTGCAGTGTATATAAACCTGGGTCTACCTCCTTTAGAACTCTGGTCTTTCATCCTCTGTACAAAACCTATTGACAGCAGTTTATTCAATGATCTATTAACTGAGGCCTTGCTTAGCTTCAGAGAAGAAGCTAGATCATCTTCGTTCTTAGGCCCATTTGTTATTAACTCCTTAAGCACTTTAAAGTCAGTGTCTGAGACGTCGTAACAGAAGAGTAATGCATCTAGTAACCCTACCTCTTTCCCCGATGGTAGCCTAACTTTTAACTTTTGCACTTCCATACCTAATCATGATATATATGATAAAAACATATATATAAATCTTTGTATAAATTAGTAAAATATTAATTTATTTGATTGTTTAGAATATACTTAATAAAAGATTAAAACGTAATATCTAGAGTTGAGAGTGTCTTTGAATCTTAATAGATTGCAGGCATTGACGTTAATAGCGTAAATTCATTTCCCGACTATCCTCAAGAATTAATAAGAAACCTTAAGTCCAAATTTCATTCTAAATACTAGAATTTGGAGAAATAATCAAAGATTACATTTAGATCAATTGAATAACAGATCCAAATTAAATTAGGAAAGAATATAAAGTAGTTTGTACAATTATTATTATGCCACAAACTTGTCCTATGTGCGGAGCAACTTTAAGACCAGATTTAAATTATTGTGAAGTATGCGGTGCAGATATTACAATATATGATCAAGTTCTACAATCAATAATGAACTCACAGCCTTTCCAAGGTCAAGTATTTAATCAAGCACAACAATTACCTCAAGATATTCCTCAGCAACCCGTTCCTCAACAACAAGGAATTGCTTGTCCAAACTGCGGGCAATTAAATCCCCCAGACGCAAAGAGATGCATGTACTGCGGTGCAGAACTTCATAAGCATCATCACTTATGGTGAGATAAATGCCTCAATATAGAATATTAGGTTATGATATGCAACACATAAGAGTTTTCTTAAATGACGGAGAAATGATTTACGGAGATGGAGGTCACTTAGTTGTAAAATCTCCTACAGTGAATATAAATTATGCGGCACAAGGAGGTATACTGAAGTCGTTTGAAAGAGAGCTGACCGGTAGTAGGTTCTTCGTAATGCAAGTTTACGGTCCTGGAGTTACAGAGTTCTCGTCCTTCTTACCGGGAAGAATTGTTAAAATAGATTTAAACGGTAATGGAATAAGGGTTGAACATAACTCTTTCCTGTTTGCTGAACAAGGAGTTCAGTATTCTGCAAATTTAGATAAAATATCTGTAGGTTGGCTAGGCGGTGAAGGATTATTAATGGCGCACTTCTCTGGACAAGGCTCAGTTTTCATTCACGCCTTAGGTGGAGTAAGCAGTTACGTTCTACAACAAGGAGAAGAAATTGAAGTTGAAGAAGGACACTTATTAGCTTTCGACGACACAATGCAGTACTCAATGACTAGAGCAGGAGGAATAAAGACTATGCTATTCGGTCACTTTGAGAAGGAAGGAGCCTTCTTCATTAAATTAACGGGACCAGGAAGAGTGTGGTTGCACAACATATCGTTAGAGCAATTAATAGCAAAGCTAAACTTAATGGCTGGAGGTAACGGAGGAGGACCTGCACAACCTCAAGGTCCTTCATTTAATATCCAATTATGAAAATCTCACAAGATTCGCCTCCTTTTTTCAGTTCCTTGCATAGTATCAAATTATCGTCATATGCGTTAAGTAACTCTATAACGGAAAATCTAACCTCATCTTCCTTGAAAATCTTATAACCTAAACTAGTAAACAGAGAAACTGCAACCTTATTCCAGTCCCTTGTTGAGGCTAAGGAAATACCTAAGCCATTTCTAACAAAGTAATCCTCAGCTCTCTTTACCAATCTTTTGCCTATACCTCTGCCTCTATAACAAGGAAGTACTCCCAGATAAAATATTATTCCTGCATTTCCGTTAACTTTCAGTTCAGCAAAGCCTACGATTTCTTTCCCTTCCTTCTCTACAATAACCTTGGAACTCTTTAAATTAAGTAGAGCATAATAAGAATCAAAAGGAGAAAGGCTCTTCTCCATAACTTCCTTCAAATTCATAGCATTGAACCTATGAGTGAGAATAATGAATCTTCAGGAATCATGCCTGCGTAAGGCATTAATCCTCCTGTCATTCCCATAGACGAAAGTAGAGAATTGTGCAAAGTATAATCATCAACCATTCCGGGCAATGATAATAAACCGCTATGTCCTGTTTCTACTCCAAGAAAACCAGGGGATTGGCATAATCTTACCGTGTAAGCAATGTTAGGGTATGTAGTCATGAAGGAAGGGTGAATTACTTGTAGGACACCTAGGTTTTGTCCCATAAACGGATAAGATTGAAAACCCATACCTCCAAAGAAACCCAATAATCT
This genomic interval from Acidianus sp. HS-5 contains the following:
- a CDS encoding zinc ribbon domain-containing protein, translating into MPQTCPMCGATLRPDLNYCEVCGADITIYDQVLQSIMNSQPFQGQVFNQAQQLPQDIPQQPVPQQQGIACPNCGQLNPPDAKRCMYCGAELHKHHHLW
- a CDS encoding GNAT family N-acetyltransferase; the encoded protein is MNLKEVMEKSLSPFDSYYALLNLKSSKVIVEKEGKEIVGFAELKVNGNAGIIFYLGVLPCYRGRGIGKRLVKRAEDYFVRNGLGISLASTRDWNKVAVSLFTSLGYKIFKEDEVRFSVIELLNAYDDNLILCKELKKGGESCEIFIIGY
- a CDS encoding aspartyl protease family protein: MGLVYVDGIVKNNGITEKVRFLIDSGAYYTVLKKEVWERLGLKEISKVSLILADGTTIERGVSEAIIELPPYGERHSPVILGESEDENLLGVVTLEIFGLVLDPLKREIRQGRIILK
- a CDS encoding ferredoxin family protein, with translation MGIDPNYRTTRKVVTEIQGIKVYDPYEPPKKLGIWGTIVGVDFDLCIADGSCITACPVNVFQWYDTPGHPASEKKAMPINEQACIFCMACVNVCPVAAIDVKPP
- a CDS encoding AIM24 family protein; this encodes MPQYRILGYDMQHIRVFLNDGEMIYGDGGHLVVKSPTVNINYAAQGGILKSFERELTGSRFFVMQVYGPGVTEFSSFLPGRIVKIDLNGNGIRVEHNSFLFAEQGVQYSANLDKISVGWLGGEGLLMAHFSGQGSVFIHALGGVSSYVLQQGEEIEVEEGHLLAFDDTMQYSMTRAGGIKTMLFGHFEKEGAFFIKLTGPGRVWLHNISLEQLIAKLNLMAGGNGGGPAQPQGPSFNIQL
- the lrs14 gene encoding HTH-type transcriptional regulator Lrs14; the protein is MEVQKLKVRLPSGKEVGLLDALLFCYDVSDTDFKVLKELITNGPKNEDDLASSLKLSKASVNRSLNKLLSIGFVQRMKDQSSKGGRPRFIYTAVNSEELVEKISKDFEYCAKIFINITPAELK
- a CDS encoding alcohol dehydrogenase catalytic domain-containing protein, producing MKALVFERSGIDNLKLDDVQIPEVGSHDVRIKVKMTGVNPIDYFVVNALPVKPLPHIPGAEVYGEVDAVGDHVKGVKTGDRVIVYNRIFDGICDMCLSSMEMLCRNGGIMSVITNGGYAEYVTVPEKNVFKVPDYMSEELASSIPVAALTAYHALKTAEVKATDTVVVFGASGNTGQFAVQFAKRMGATVIAVSKKGWLKDFGADYVIGYDNMKEEVSRITNGKMASVVVNSVGSSVWDSSLQTLGLNSRLVFFGGITGASVNLDLSRIYSSHAKLIGTTGGNRLEITEILNKCEDCKVKVWKVYPLEQGQEALKALFDPSRDGRILLKI
- a CDS encoding adenosylcobinamide amidohydrolase, with the protein product MIKDFKLKRSYLTLSSALYPEGISYINKIKVLFVGKDYCKNAFEDVERIKEEGEIIFITAAKNYVFKETDWGELFISAGIGESGEDAGCTINISAFVDYPLNINGLVDLVRTITEAKSGALRDMNLPFTGTVSDAVAVGSIGGNDYFAGPGSELGKKISREVRERLRILIKN